One part of the Glycine soja cultivar W05 chromosome 11, ASM419377v2, whole genome shotgun sequence genome encodes these proteins:
- the LOC114375397 gene encoding isoleucine N-monooxygenase 2-like, with product MAHSPFLLLSNLQGFWPSLLAMIACFIIMIKALRNNFIENYSNKQKPKLPPGPKPWPIVGNLPEMLANKPAHKWIHNLMKEMNTEIACIRLGNAYVIPVTCPTIASEFLRKQDATFASRSQTVSTDLISNGYSTAVFGPFGAQWKKMKKILTNNLLSPHKHLWLHGQRTEEADNLMFHVYNKCKNVNDGVGGLVNIRSVARHYCGNLTRKIIFNTRYFGKGREDGGPGFEEVEHVDSIFHLLEYVNAFSVSDYMPCLRGLDLDGHEKKVKEALKIIKKYHDPIVQERIKLWNDGLKVDEEDWLDVLVSLKDSNNNPSLTLEEINAQIIELMIATIDNPSNAFEWALAEMINQPELLHRAVEELDSVVGKERLVQESDIPKLNYVKACAREAFRLHPISPFIPPHVSMSDTMVANYFIPKGSHVMLSRQELGRNPKVWNETYKFKPERHLKSDGSDVDLTEPNLKFISFSTGRRGCPGVMLGTTMTVMLFARLLHGFTWTAPPNVSSINLAESNDDILLAEPLVAVAKPRLASELYQL from the exons ATGGCTCACTCCCCTTTTCTTTTGTTGTCAAATCTTCAAGGCTTTTggccttctttgcttgctatgATCGCTTGCTTTATCATTATGATCAAAGCCCTAAGAAACAACTTCATTGAGAACTATTCCAACAAGCAAAAACCAAAACTACCCCCAGGCCCGAAACCATGGCCTATAGTTGGAAACCTTCCCGAAATGCTTGCAAACAAACCTGCCCATAAGTGGATACACAATCTCATGAAAGAAATGAACACCGAAATTGCGTGTATCCGCTTAGGAAACGCCTATGTTATCCCTGTGACATGCCCCACCATTGCCAGTGAGTTCTTGAGAAAACAAGATGCAACTTTTGCATCAAGGTCACAAACTGTGTCCACTGATCTCATTAGTAATGGATATTCAACCGCCGTTTTTGGGCCCTTTGGAGCCCaatggaagaaaatgaagaaaattttaaccaataatttGCTTTCCCCACACAAACACCTATGGCTGCATGGCCAAAGGACTGAAGAAGCAGACAACCTTATGTTTCACGTGTACAACAAGTGCAAAAATGTGAACGATGGTGTTGGTGGCCTTGTGAATATCAGAAGTGTTGCAAGGCATTATTGTGGTAACCTAACcaggaaaattattttcaatacaaGGTACTTTGGGAAGGGTAGAGAGGATGGAGGGCCAGGTTTTGAGGAAGTGGAACATGTTGATTCCATCTTCCATTTGCTCGAGTATGTTAATGCCTTTTCTGTTTCTGATTATATGCCATGCTTGAGGGGACTTGACTTGGATGGCCATGaaaagaaggtgaaggaagcttTAAAGATCATCAAGAAGTATCATGATCCCATTGTTCAAGAGAGAATTAAACTGTGGAATGATGGATTAAAGGTTGATGAAGAAGACTGGCTTGATGTTCTGGTCTCCTTGAAAGATTCCAACAATAACCCATCATTGACATTGGAGGAGATCAATGCACAAATTATA GAATTGATGATTGCAACAATTGACAATCCATCAAATGCTTTTGAATGGGCACTTGCTGAAATGATAAACCAACCGGAGTTACTCCACCGAGCCGTTGAAGAATTGGATAGTGTGGTAGGAAAAGAGAGACTGGTCCAAGAATCAGATATACCTAAACTCAACTATGTGAAGGCTTGTGCAAGGGAAGCTTTTCGCCTTCATCCCATTTCACCTTTTATTCCTCCCCATGTCTCTATGAGTGACACAATGGTGGCAAATTACTTCATCCCTAAGGGTAGCCATGTAATGCTAAGCAGACAAGAGCTTGGGAGGAACCCAAAAGTGTGGAATGAAACCTACAAGTTCAAACCTGAACGCCACCTCAAGAGTGATGGGTCTGATGTGGATTTGACAGAACCAAATTTGAAGTTCATATCATTTAGCACAGGAAGGCGTGGCTGTCCCGGAGTGATGCTTGGCACCACAATGACAGTGATGCTATTTGCTAGATTACTCCATGGCTTCACTTGGACTGCACCACCTAATGTTTCATCAATCAACCTTGCTGAGTCCAACGATGATATCCTTCTTGCAGAACCACTTGTGGCAGTGGCTAAGCCAAGATTAGCATCAGAGCTATACCAACTTTAA